Proteins encoded together in one Coffea arabica cultivar ET-39 chromosome 2c, Coffea Arabica ET-39 HiFi, whole genome shotgun sequence window:
- the LOC113724496 gene encoding uncharacterized protein, translating to MPRSSRTGELIFDPEVEKTARRTRKETRQLREEQSSIASQELDSEIESSDSSGDSLSDQGQEDTLMANARTLRELAAPELPQQPLCITFPTLAENTSFELKSGLIHLLPTFHGLSSEEPHKHIQEFDVVYSSMKPPSITEEQIKLRVFPFSLKDAVKDWLYYLPAENITTWAQLKKKFLEKFFPASRVVSLRKEICSIKQYPGESLYDYWERFNKLCTRCSQHQISKQLLNQYFYEGFQSSDRSIIDAASGGALVNKTPREAWLLIESMAENSQQFGFRESNPTRRVNEVETSSIQQQISELTSFVRQLAVGNMHQAKACGICTNMGHPTDSCPMLQENGAEQVNMTGGVPAPRKPYDLYSNTYNPGWRDHPNFSYGNRPQNSFSNHPPGFQQPWQQKPQPSSSNSGSSLEEIVKSLPTTTAQLQQ from the coding sequence atgccTCGTTCTTCTCGCACAGGTGAGTTGATTTTCGATCCGGAGGTAGAAAAGACTGCACGCCGAACTAGAAAAGAGACTAGGCAACTCAGAGAGGAGCAGTCTAGCATAGCTTCTCAGGAACTAGATTCAGAGATCGAATCATCAGATTCAAGTGGTGATAGTTTAAGTGACCAAGGCCAAGAGGACACCCTTATGGCGAATGCAAgaacactaagggagttggctgctccagAATTGCCCCAACAGCCCTTATGCATCACTTTTCCAACATTAGCTGAAAATACCTCATTCGAATTGAAGTCAGGGCTAATTCACCTATTACCCACGTTTCATGGCCTCTCGAGTGAAGAACCCCATAAACACATCCAAGAGTTCGATGTGGTATACTCCAGTATGAAGCCTCCAAGCATTACAGAGGAGCAGATCAAACTCAGGGTCTTTCCTTTCTCCCTTAAGGATGCAGTAAAGGATTGGTTATACTACCTACCTGCAGAAAATATCACAACATGGGCCCAACTTAAGAAGAAATTTTTGGAGAAATTCTTCCCTGCATCCCGGGTTGTAAGTCTGAGAAAAGAGATATGCAGCATTAAGCAGTATCCTGGAGAGTCTCTATATGATTACTGGGAAAGATTCAATAAGTTGTGCACTAGATGCTCACAACATCAAATTAGTAAACAACTATTGAACCAATATTTCTATGAGGGATTCCAATCGTCCGACAGGAGTATcattgatgctgcaagtgggGGAGCATTAGTGAACAAGACACCAAGGGAAGCATGGCTACTTATTGAATCGATGGCAGAGAATTCTCAACAGTTTGGCTTCCGTGAGAGTAACCCTACCCGTAGGGTCAACGAGGTAGAGACGTCGTCCATTCAGCAGCAGATATCGGAGCTGACATCTTTTGTACGACAATTAGCTGTGGGAAACATGCATCAAGCAAAGGCCTGTGGAATTTGCACAAATATGGGCCACCCTACTGACTCCTGTCCTATGTTGCAAGAGAATGGGGCTGAACAAGTGAACATGACTGGAGGCGTGCCCGCGCCTCGAAAACCGTACGACCTATACTCCAACACGTACAATCCAGGTTGGAGAGATCACCCCAATTTCAGTTATGGGAATAGGCCACAGAATTCATTCTCTAATCATCCACCAGGATTCCAACAACCGTGGCAACAAAAGCCTCAACCCTCGTCCTCCAACTCAGGGAGTTCCTTGGAGGAAATTGTCAAGAGTTTGCCCACGACCACTGCTCAACTCCAGCAATAG